CAGAGTGTGCCTCTCGTCATCGGGCAATTCATGGAGCTCATCAATGCGAACGAAGGCATCGTCGCCAGCACTGCAGGCAGCAGCTACGTAGTTCGCATTCTCTCCACCCTCAACAGGCAGGCACAACGCAACTTGGAAATGAAATCTTGCCTCTTTGTATTCACCGCTACGTCTTCAACCTGTTcctatacaaatatataaacatatataaatatatatatatatatatgtttatattgGCATACTGATGTGGGGAattgcatgcacatgcagatCTGTGGGCTACGGGCAGGTCTCTCAGTCTGGCCGCCCGTTTCCCTCTCCCCCTTTCGCTGTGTGTACGTAAATTGACACAAAGACACGCAATTGCAGATGCATATGTTTGGGAAGATGTAGGTTCACAACAGTGTCCATGTagatctctctctgtggagaGAACTATGCTTCAGtgtatgcgcatgcagcggtgGCAGGGGGAACTCGGTGGCTGTTTCGTTGCCTGTCTTCAGACATGCttaacccagctcacgtatTACATCTGACGGTGATCTATCGTTCCTAACTGAATCTTGTTCAACAACAGGGGAGTTTATGAGTTCGCAAGCGGTCTGTCGCGCGGCGCAGTTTGCGTTGATGCGTGTATGGCCGACCTTGTTTTCCTCTGGGGTGTCTCTGAACAGCGGAAAGTAACTCAGCGTGATGCCCTTTTGGAGGCTGACCGATCCCCTCCCTCAGTTCAGTCTGAGAAATCACACAACCAACCACCTAGGACAGCATGCACAAAacctgcatgcatacacgtatacataGATGTACATTGATATgcagatgtgtgtgtgtgtgtgtctcaaTCCTGGGCATCTGGCATACCCTTTTGGTGAAGCAAAGTCGAAGGACTCCCCTCCATGCAGATTGGTTATGCTGAGTGCGTCTTGTGGATTTCAGAGAGCTCCTCAAGACAGGATGCAGCGTCGCTCTCCACCGCCATTCGCATTCTGTCGTGGACATTCTGCCTCCGGAGGCAGACTCCACCATCCAGACTTTGCAGATGCAAGAAAAGCCCGATGTCACCTACTCGGTAAGGACAAAACGGTGTCTCTACAGCATTTTTGGTCTCTAcgttcttctgtgtgtcctcgtctctgtaggtttcttcttcttgagcatctctctcctttctaTACAGCCTTTGCTCTAGAGTCTTTCCCCGTGATCCTTCTATTGCGACTAGAGCGTCTCgtgtgtgcgtctctccttcgcacTGTCAGATACTTTGCACGCATAAAGGCCCTTCCTATTTATGAACTAGAAAGCGCGTAAGTGCTTTCGAAAGATGTATAGAGAAATCCAACATTTctgcgcgtttttctctgggaGCACCCACATCGCCTAAGTCCCTCGATGGCTGTCGCCTCGATCTCACCGAGGCCTCTCGGTTGAAAAATGagagagtgcatgcagtcgcgtCTTTAGTTACTCTAGACACATCTGAAAGCATGTATTTATCGGCATATTTGCATGTTTaaatttacatatatatatatatgtatatatatatatatatatggatgtgtGTCGAGGCAACGCATATAGTGTCGAGAAGTTACGTGGAGGTAGTTTACTTGTAAATTTGATTTCAGTGATTTAGACAATAAGTGGATTTCGTGGAATTTCTCCTCGGCATTATTGAAACTGATGATAAGCAGTTTCTTGTAGTTGAATGTGTCTTCTCTATTCCCCTAAACTCTTCACATTTGCCTTTATAGGATATCGGAGGAATGGACATTCAGAAGCAAGAGATACGCGAGGCTGTGGAACTGCCTCTCACTTGCCCCGAACTTTACCAGCAAATCGGCATCGACCCTCCGACGGGCGTCCTTCTCTACGGTCCTCCCGGCACAGGTGCTTgcccgtttttctctcgtgtgtGTGCCTCCTCGTGGTTGCGGCCGTGCATCTCTATTCCACTTCGACCTCGTattttcctctccacgaGAAATTCGCCTTTCGCTGTCAGctagagagaaaacagacagagtCCAGAGCAACTCTCCTGGGGAGAGGAACTTTTTCgactctgctctcttctcccgcgtttgtccagttcgcctttccttgttctcttcatatgtcgtccgtctctccgttctgctccccttcgtctgcctttcttctctcttgctttgtgtcttcctctcgacgtGGACTGTCTCTCCGactcgtctctttttttgcgTCAGGGAAAACGATGCTGGCGAAGGCTGTGGCAAACAACACGACAGCTACGTTCATTCGCGTCGTGGGCAGCGAGTTTGTGCAGAAATATCTGGGAGAAGGACCGCGCATGGTCCGCGACGTCTTCAGACTGGTAGGAGTGGAAACTCGAAGGTCCCGACCCTTCAGGAGCTCCGGAAAGACACTTTCTTTTATAGTCGAAAGGACACTGTGTGTACACACCAAAGGGGTCTAACAACCTAAACTCAGACGTGAATCTCCGAAAACCAAGTCTACATACACGTTCAACAGCAACGGAAACACAGGGATCCAAAAATCTGCTCccatttatatatacatatatatatatatatatatatatatatatatatatatatatgcatgtatatgtgtttGCATGTTAATGTGCATGTATCTGTCGTGAGCTCCCCGAAGTCCCCCAGCCCATAAAACAcgcatattcatatatatatatatatgtatatttatatataaatatatatttttatatatataaatatatgtatgtatgcgtgtGCGTCCCCACGACGTTGGGAGTTCTTCAGGACTTTTAATCGAGTGTCGTGTTCCTCGAGGACCAGAGGGCTCTGATGTTCAGGATGggtcgtttttctttgtcaGTGGAAGGCtgtgagaggaagagactccAGCAAAGACGCAAATGGGGGCAAGTGTGTGGACATGCACAACAAGTTAAATAAGCGTCTGCAAGCACAGGACGCTGTGTGTTTAGCGGATACGGTgtgaagaagcaagaagcgCGCTTTTTTCCAGAGTTATATTCCGAGTGCTTCTGATTCTGGAGGCAGTTGCTTTTTGGTTTCTtcaagaggaaaaaacactGTCGGATTTTGAATTGGCAGGCGCGCGAGAATTCCCCTGCGATCGTCTTCATCGACGAAGTCGACGCCATCGCAACCAAGTACGCATTCTCTCAGTTTTAGTTTCGAGATGCGTTTTCTGGAGTTTCCAGAACTCCTTCTCCAAGTGTTGAAGCTGCGGCTTCGGTTCATCTTGATTTCCTCcctcactgtctccttctccttcttgcctGTAAGATCTatcgcgtcgctctctctgcagacttccctctgtctcgtgcgtcctctctctcggtctcaGTGGCGCGGTGTCTCCGTGACGGCCGTCTGTGGGGTGAAAAGTGTCTCCGTTTggaagtgtctcctttttgtgTGGGTGTGTCGTTCGGTGTCCTCCGCAGACGCTTCGACGCCCAGACTGGCGCAGATCGGGAGGTCCAGCGGATTCTGCTCGAGCTTCTCAACCAGATGGATGGATTCGATCAAACGACCACAGTCAAGGTGCCCAGAGCGAAAAAGGGAACCGCGAGAggacgggagagacgaaacagacacaagGCCCCGTGGAAACTGTCAAGAAGGAAGTGAAAAAGCGCAAGCAGGGCGCGAGCGAATCAGGCGACAAACATGTGCCAAGCCGTACACAACTATGAGAAGACGTGAATGCATTTTTGTACTTATATGaagacatatatacatacccatatatatatatatatatatatatatacgataCATGTGGAGttacgcatatatatgtatatatatatatatatgtgtatatatgtatgtatgacTGTGGATAAACGTGAACGTAAACTCGGATCACATGCTTTTTGCGCATGCGcctgtacatacatgcacatatacgaATATGTGCTTTTTCACAGATATACAGCGTGCATGTATATTAGCAGAGGAGTTGGCATGCATCGTGGAGTTTCTCGTTGTTCTTCGTCCTTAGGTGATTATGGCGACGAACAGAGCTGACACTTTGGATCCTGCGCTGCTGCGTCCTGGGCGTCTGGACCGGAAAATCGAGTTTCCTTTGCCAGACAGACGCCAGCGTCGTTTAATCTTCCAAACCATCACAGCCAAGATGAATCTCTCTGATGAGGTCGACCTGGAGGACTGTAAGTCTCTTCCACGATCTGCTCGATCGTCAAGGCGTGGAAACACCTTCCTCGAAGAGAACGACACTCA
This Toxoplasma gondii ME49 chromosome VIII, whole genome shotgun sequence DNA region includes the following protein-coding sequences:
- a CDS encoding 26S proteasome regulatory subunit 6b, putative (encoded by transcript TGME49_229950): MSSAVVDHPAAEASLCPSDASGDSLHTRDLYAQLKALQKRLEFLNIQEEYIKDEQKNLKREFYRAREELKRIQSVPLVIGQFMELINANEGIVASTAGSSYVVRILSTLNRELLKTGCSVALHRHSHSVVDILPPEADSTIQTLQMQEKPDVTYSDIGGMDIQKQEIREAVELPLTCPELYQQIGIDPPTGVLLYGPPGTGKTMLAKAVANNTTATFIRVVGSEFVQKYLGEGPRMVRDVFRLARENSPAIVFIDEVDAIATKRFDAQTGADREVQRILLELLNQMDGFDQTTTVKVIMATNRADTLDPALLRPGRLDRKIEFPLPDRRQRRLIFQTITAKMNLSDEVDLEDYVSRPEKVSAADIAAICQEAGMQAVRKNRYVILPKDFEKGWKAHVRKHERDFDFYSF